A single window of Synergistales bacterium DNA harbors:
- a CDS encoding V-type ATP synthase subunit B, translating into MARTEHIGVERINGPFVLLGGIEGVGYDEIVEVIDPAGHPRKGRVVMIDEAATLVQVFAGTGDLVPSGTSVRFTGRGLEAALAPSMVGRVFNGLGEARDGCGPVLGGLRRDVNGAPINPMARRYPRDFIHTGVSALDVLATLIRGQKLPIFSGNGLPHNSLAVQIATQSRLVGEENFAVVFAGIGIKHDDAAFFTEELTRRGRAANVLMFLNLADDPVIERLATPRFALAAAEYLAFDRGMHVLVIMTDMTNYCEALRELSVARGEVPSRKGYPSYLYSDLASLYERAGVVEGSGGSVTQLPILSMPNDDITHPIPDLTGFITEGQLVLSRELANKGLYPAVDILTSLSRLMKDGIGGDYTREDHPGLASQLFASYSRVREVRALAGVVGEDELNDDDRAYLGFGDAFEKGFLRQDREEDREIGASLDRGWELLAGLPRADLTRVSAEELRKHIPRRRR; encoded by the coding sequence ATGGCGCGGACGGAACATATCGGTGTGGAACGGATCAACGGTCCCTTTGTCCTCCTGGGAGGCATCGAGGGTGTGGGCTACGACGAGATTGTCGAGGTGATCGACCCCGCGGGGCACCCCCGCAAGGGAAGGGTGGTCATGATCGACGAGGCGGCGACGCTGGTGCAGGTCTTCGCCGGTACCGGCGACCTGGTGCCCAGCGGAACCAGTGTGCGTTTCACCGGAAGGGGGCTGGAGGCTGCCCTGGCGCCCTCCATGGTGGGCCGCGTCTTCAACGGCCTCGGCGAGGCCCGTGACGGTTGCGGCCCCGTCCTCGGCGGCCTCCGGCGGGATGTGAACGGCGCGCCGATCAACCCCATGGCCCGCCGCTATCCCCGGGATTTCATCCACACCGGGGTCTCCGCGCTGGATGTCCTGGCCACCCTGATCCGCGGGCAGAAGCTCCCCATCTTCTCCGGCAACGGATTGCCCCACAACAGCCTGGCCGTGCAGATCGCCACCCAGTCCAGGCTGGTGGGGGAGGAGAACTTTGCGGTGGTCTTCGCGGGGATCGGGATCAAGCACGACGACGCCGCTTTCTTCACCGAGGAGCTCACCCGCCGCGGACGGGCCGCCAATGTGCTGATGTTCCTCAACCTCGCCGACGATCCCGTTATCGAGCGGCTGGCCACGCCGCGGTTCGCCCTGGCCGCCGCGGAGTACCTGGCCTTCGATCGCGGGATGCACGTGCTGGTGATCATGACGGACATGACCAACTACTGCGAGGCCCTGCGGGAGCTGAGCGTGGCCCGGGGCGAGGTGCCCAGCCGGAAGGGCTATCCCTCCTATCTCTACAGCGATCTGGCCTCGCTCTACGAGCGGGCCGGCGTGGTGGAGGGAAGCGGCGGCAGCGTGACCCAGCTTCCCATCCTCTCCATGCCCAACGACGACATCACCCACCCTATCCCCGATCTGACGGGATTCATCACCGAGGGGCAGCTCGTTCTCTCCAGGGAGCTGGCCAATAAGGGGCTCTACCCGGCTGTGGATATCCTGACCAGCCTCTCAAGGTTGATGAAAGACGGCATCGGCGGGGACTACACACGGGAGGATCACCCCGGCCTGGCCAGTCAGCTTTTCGCCTCCTACAGCCGGGTCCGGGAGGTGCGGGCGCTGGCCGGTGTGGTCGGCGAGGACGAGCTTAACGACGACGACCGGGCCTACCTGGGTTTCGGCGATGCCTTCGAGAAGGGGTTCCTCAGGCAGGACCGCGAGGAGGACCGGGAGATCGGTGCTTCCCTGGACCGCGGCTGGGAGCTGCTGGCCGGGCTGCCTCGGGCCGATCTGACCCGGGTCTCCGCCGAGGAGCTCCGCAAGCACATCCCCCGGCGCAGGCGGTAG